The Haloplanus natans DSM 17983 DNA segment CGCAGGAACGTTCCCCACGCCGCCCCCGCTCGATTCCGCGAGTTGCCCGGTAGTTCGACCAAGCCCTTCGTGTCGAGGTCTTCCACCGCCACGAGGTCGTATTCTCGGGCGTAGTAGTTCGACAGCTTGTGAAGAAAGTCGCGGCGCTTGTTCTTGAGGTCGGCGTGGCGTTCTGCCACGACCCGACGCTGTTTCTCCCAATTCGCGGAACCGTGCTGTTTCCGTGAGAGGTCGCGCTGTGAGCGTTCCAAACGTTCGCGTTCGTCGGACAGGTCAAGGGATTCGACGGCGGTTCCGTCGGTGTCGTGGGCGTACTTGAGAATCCCCACGTCGATACCGACGCACCCCCCAGGACTCTCCGGTTTCTCCGGCGGGTCGTTGGGCATCTCGACGCCAAGAATAGCGTACCACTTCCCGGTGGGTTCTTGCTTGACCGTGACAGTCTTGATTTCGGCGTCGTCGGGCAACTCACGGTGGAAAGTGAGCGGGATTTCTCCGAGTTTCGAGAGCCACAGACGAGTCCGACCGCTCGTGTTCTTGAGCTTGAAGCCGGATTGACTGTAGGTGAAACTGCGGTACTCGCCCGGTGCCTTCCACTTGAGCGTGCCGACGCGGTAGCCGTTCTCTTTGCGCCCACGGAGTGTGGAGAGGTTGTCGTACAGGCGTTGCACGACTTTCTGAAGGACCTTTCAGTGAACTTGTTTCAGGTCGTTCCACCACTTCTTGAGACTTGGCAAGAGTTTTTGCTCGCTGTATGCCGAAGTATCGTCGGTTCGGTTGAGTCGGTGGAGGAAGTGGTTGTAGACCTGTCTACAGGTATCGACAGTCCACGATAACTGCTCTTCGAGAGCGTCGGACGGCGGAGTCGATACCTGTAGTTGTAGTTCATCTACGAGCGTTCTTCGATGAGTTCGTCAAGTTTCTCTTGGACGAACGACGAGAGGTTGAGATGGTTGTCCTCAACCCACTCGGCTTGGTCGTCGCGGATAGAGATGTTCTTGCGCGTTGCCACACCACAATATACACAAACTACACAAATAGGAGTTGCGATCGCGTGGGCCTGTGGGCCGAGCGTCGCACGTGTTTGGTACTCGGGCGGCGCTGTATCCCCACCCTACTCGCTCCCTTTAGTCGCTCGTTGAGGAAGGGACCTTAGCGCCTCAATTCGGGTAAAGGACCCCGCGGGGCCCCGCGACCGTCCTACAGTCGGCCGTTCTGCCGGATTGAACTACGAGCCCACGTCGAGGTAGACTCCCGGCGATCATAGGGCACGGTCGACGTTCCCGCCGGATAGGAATCGGAGCGGTGGCGAGTGCGCGTCAGGTCGGTGGCTCCAGACTGGCAGCGGCCGCGGCCACGGCGCCACTGAGCAGGAGGACGAGCACGCTCGCGGCGTTGAGGAAACTCGTCGCCCCGATGCGGACTTTCCCGTAGATTTCGAGGGGCATCGTCGTCACGCCGCTGCCCGCGAGGAAGAAGGTGAGCAGGAACTCGTTGAACGAGAGCGCGAAACAGAACAGGACGGAAGCGACGAGCGCGGGCCAGAGCCGCGGGAGGGTGACGGTCCGGAAGACGGTCGCGCCGTCGGCGCCGAGGTCACGCGCCGCCTCGGCGACGCGGTCGTCGAGGGTGGCGTACCGGGACGCGACGAGGAACGTACTGAACGGCAACACCCAGTAGAGATGGCCGGCGACGACGGGTCCGAGGCCGAATCCGAGACCGACCCGGCCGGCGGCGACGCCGATACCCAGCGCGACGACGACGGTCGGGACGAACAGCGGGATGGCGACGACGAGGGCGACGCCGGCCCGGAACCAGGCCGGCAGTCGCCCCCGGACGATGGTGCGAGCCGCGAGGAGGCCGAGAGCCGTCCCGACGACGGCGGCGACGGCACCGATGGCGGTACTGGTCACGAGCCCGCGGACGAACCGCCCGTCGGTCAGTACCGCCCCGTACCACCGGAGTGTCGCGCCCTCCAGCGGGATCGACGGCTGTGACGCCGGCGCCAGCGACAGGTAGCCGACGACGAGGACCGGGCAGTACAGAAAGAGCGCGGTCAGGACGACCGTAGCCCGGAAGAACCCGCCGCGAACGGTGGTGACGGCGTGGCGGCGGATACGTCCGTCTGCCCGGAGTCGGGAGGCGTCGCCATCCTCGACTGCCGGTTCGGAGCCCTCACCCACGACGATCACCACCGTTTGAGTTCCGCGCGCACGTCGGTCGAGAGCGCGCCGACCCCGAACCCCACGAGAACGACGGCGAGAAAGGCCACCGAGAGCGCCGCCGCGAACGGATAATCGAGGACATCGTAGAACTGCGTCGTGATGATCTGGGCGATCATCTGTTCGGACGGCGCCGCGAGGATCTGTGGCGTCGCGTACGCGCCGGCGATTCGGGCGTAGACGATGAGCGCGCCGGCGACGGCGCCGGCGTACGTCTCCGGGACGACGACGTCGAGGAAGACCCGCAGACTCCCGGCCCCCAAGTCGCGGGCGGCCTCGACCTGCCGGTAGTCGAGGCGCTCCATGGAGACGTACATCGTGAGGAGGACGTAGGGGAGGTAGATGTGGACGAAGCCGAGGCCGAGCGAGAGGCCGGGCAGTTCGAGCGCCCCGACGCCGACCCCCGAGGCGGTCCGGAGCAGGTCGAGCGGTCGATCCACGACCCCGAGTCCCGTCAGCACCGTGTTCACGACGCCCTCGCTCGCCAGGATCCACACCCACGTGTAGTTGAGGACGACGTAGTTCAGCCACAGCGGCAGGGTAAACGAGACGAGAACGGGGAGTCGGTAGCGAGCGGGACAGCGGTGGGCGAGCCAGTAGGTCACCGGGTACGCGATGGCCAGACAGACCAGGGTGACGACGACGCCGATGCCGAGCGACCGGAACATGACTGCCGGGTAGACGCTCCCGCCGAGGTCCGCGTAGTTCGACAGCGTCACCGGCGGACTGACGCTCTCGACGAGCAGGACGAGCAGGGGAACGACGCCGAGTGCGGTCGCCAGAAGCGCCGGGAGCGCGGCGAGGGCGGCGTCGGCGAGCGCCCGCCGCCGGTCGCGGTCGACCGGGAGCGGAATCCACCGCCGGTCGGTCTCGCCGCTCATCCCCGCCCTCCAGTCTTCGGAGCCGGTCCCGCCTCACCGTCGACCACCGCCGCGTCGGCGACGTCGAGGCCGACGGCGTCGTCAACGGCGGCGCGGTCGTCGGTTCCGCTCCGGACGCGCACCGTCTCGCCGGTATCGAGACCGATCGCGTACTCCTCGAAGGCGCCCTTGTACTCGACGCTCCGGACCGTCCCGGTGAGGGTCCCGCCGTCGAGGCGAAGATCCTCCGGCCGGATCATGACCGTCACGCCGCCGGCGGTCGACTGGTCGTCGTCGACGGCGGCGTCGAACCGGCCACCGCCGGCCGCGACGGTAACGCGGTCGGTCCGACGCTCCCGAACCGAGGCCGACAGGAGGTTGGCGTCGCCGAGGAAGTCGGCGACGAAGGCCGTCCTCGGGCGGGTGTAGAGCGCTTCGGGCGGCCCCCGTTCGACGACGCGGCCGTCACGCATCACCGCCAGCCGGTCGGACATGCTCATCGCGCTCTCCTGGTCGTGAGTGACGTAGAGGAAGGTCGTGCCCACGTCGCGCTGTATCCGGCGGAGTTCGGTCCGCATCTCCGTCCGTAGCGTCCGGTCGAGCGACGAGAGGGGTTCGTCGAGCAGGAGTACCGCCGGCTCGTTGACGAGCGCACGCGCCAGCGCGACCCGTTGACGCTGGCCCCCCGACAGGTCGGCCGGATCGCGCTCGCCGAAGTCCGCGAGCCCGACCGTCGACAGCATCTCCACGACGCGCTCCTGACGGTCCGGCTTCGGGACGCCGTCACGGGCGAGGCCGTACCCCACGTTCTCCGCGACGGTCATGTGTGGAAAGAGCACGAGGTCCTGAAACACGAGGTTGGTGTCACGTGCCCGGGGCGGCCGCTCCGTCACGTCCCGCCCGTCGAGTTCGACTCGCCCGGCGGTCGGCGACTCCAGCCCGGCAAGCATCCGCAGGGTCGTCGTCTTCCCACACCCCGACGGGCCGACGAGCGAGAAGAACTCGCCGGCCGCTATCGAGAGCGACAAGTCGGAGACGGCCGTCGTCCCGCCGAACCGTTTGGTCAGGCCGTCGGTGCGCAGGATCATCGTCGGTCGTTACGACCCGGCGGCGCTTTTGGCCTCGCTCCACACCTGCGCGTACCGCTCGATCAGGGACTGTGGCTTGGGGTCCTCGTAGATGAACCGGTCGGGGTCGTCGAGGCCGAACGCCGCCCGTTCGACGTCGTTCGCCTCGAACACGCGCGCGTTCGGGATCGCGATGTTCGACGGCGCCATCAGCGACTCGTAGCCCATTCCGGCGTGCCACTCCTGAACGAACCGGTGTGCGGCCTCGACGTTCTCGGCGCCCTCGGGGATACAGAACTGGATGAACCACGCCTTGGTCCCCTCTTCGGGGTACACCCGCTCGACCGGCACGTCGCTTTCCTGCATCGACGAGATGACGTAGTTCCAGACCGGCTGGATCGCCACCTCGCCCGAGCGGAGCAACTGTTCGGACTCGCCGCCCGACGACCACAGGCCGCCCGCAAGGTCGACGTGTCTGGCGAGACGGTCCCGGGTCGCCGCGAAGTCCACCGCCTCGGCGCTCGTCGGATTGAGGGGCTCCGCCCCGAAGGCCGCTCGCTCGTACAGGAACTGCAGGCGGGCGTCGTCCCGACCGCCGATCCGGCCCGCGTACGCCTCGTCGAAGAGGGCGCGGAGGCTGGTCACGTCGTCGTCGACGGCGTCGGTGTTGACCGCGAGGGGCGTCTGCCCGAACGACCGCGGGACGCCGTACACGTCGCCGTCGGCCCGGAAGTAGTCCCGCTTCACCACGTCGAAGATGTCGTCGTACGCCGGCACCCGATCGAGGTCGACCGGCCGGAGCAGTCCCTCGTCTATCGCTGGCGGGACGGCGTAGTTGCCGAGGCCGACGAGGTCGTGATCCGACCGCCCCGAGCGGAGCAAGGAGAGGTTCTGTGCCGAACTCTGTGCGGCCTGGAGTTCGACCGTGATTCCGGTCTCGGACTCGAACTCCTCCAGTACCCCGTCGGCGTACACGTAGTTCCAGTCCAGCAGCCGGAGGGTAGAGTCGTCGCTGCCGCCGCCGGCGCCGAGACAACCGGTCCCGACCGCCGCCGCTCCCGTCCCGATGCCGGCGAGGTAGTGCCTCCGAGTGAGCATCGCCTCCCGTTACGACTAGATCGTAATAAACCAACTGCGGGGCGTGTTAGTACCCCACGACTGACGCCGTGGGCCTTCGCCTCGCCTATCCGCGACCCCGCCGGAGCCGTCCGTCCGTGGCGCGGCCCGGCACCTCGGCGTGCCGGACCATCTCAGCGCTTGCCGAGCGCCCGCTCGAAGACGCGCTGGGCCCGTTCGTACCCCTCGTTGCGGTCGACGATGGGGTGTGGGTAGTCGGGTGCGAGCGACTCGCGCTCGCTCCGCGACAGCGTCGGCCAGTCGACGATCCTTCTCGCCGGGACGCCCCGCAGTTCGGGAACGTACTCCGTGACGAACGCCGCACCGTCGTCGTACTTCGACATCTGACTCACGGGATCGAAGATGCGCACGTCCACGGAGTCGGTGCCCGTCGACGCGATCCACTGCCAGTTGCCGTTGTTCGACGCGTAGTCGTGGTCGAGCAGTTTCCGCTGGAAGTGACGCGCCCCGCGACGCCAGTCGATCAACAGGTGTTTCGTGAGGAAGCTCGCGACAACCTGCCGCGGGCGGTTGTGAACGTACCCCTCCCGCTCCAGTTGGCGCATCCCCGCGTCGACGAGGGGGTAGCCCGTCTCGCCCGCCGCCCACGCCTCGAACGCGTCATCGTCCTCGCGCCACTCGATCTCGTTGGGGAACGACTCGTAGTTTGCCTCCCCGAGGTCGGGGTTGTGATACAGCAGGTGGTAGTTCTGTTCGCGCCACGAGAGCTCGTACCGGAACTTGTCGACGTTCCGCGCTTCGCCCCCGGTCACCGCGTCGTACACGTCGGTGGCGTCGGCCCACACCTCCCGAACCCCGATCATTCCGGCGGCGAGATACGGCGAGAGCCGGGAGACCGCCGCCGTCGGCGCCTCGACCGCCAGTGCGAGGTCGTCGCGCGTATCGTTATAACTGTAGATACCCGCGTCGAGGAAGTCGTCGTACCGCTCACGGGCGGCCGCGTAGCCCGCCTCGGGAAGGTCGATATCGACCGCCGAAACCGGGACGGTCGTGCTGTCGCTCATGTCCGCGAGCGACTCGGGGGCCGGTTCGCCGGCCGGCGGCGTCTTCGGGACTCGCTGCCAGTCGTCGTGGAACAGGCTGTGATTCGGATACGCCGCGTCGAGTCGCCCCGGATCGACGAGGACGAGGTCGGTCCACGACTCGGTGTCGACGCCCGCGGCCCCGAGCGCCCGTTCGACGCTCCGTTGTCGGGCCCGCCGGGCGGGACGGTAGCCCTCGGCGTAGCCGACGGTATCGACGCCGAACTCCTCGGCGAGGTCGGTCAGTACGTCACCCGGCGTCCCGCTCCGGACGAGCAGATCGCTTCCGAGTTCGCGGTACCGCTCTTTGAGCGCCCGGACACCCCGCATGAAGAAGGCACGCTGTCGCTTTCCGATCGTTCCTAACGCTTCGGGGTCGTAGACGTACACCGGAACGACGGGGTCGTCGCGTCCCGCCATCGCCGCCAGTCCCACGTTGTCCCGCGTCCTGAGATCGTGCTGATGCCAGTACAGGTGCATGCGTGGGGAACGGACTCGATACACGAGTACCCGCCGAAACGTCCACCCACCGTTGCACTCAATTGGCCGGGGCCGTACCCTCACACGTGACATCCTCACCCGCCGTGAACGGCGGGGCTTCCTACAAGAGAAGGCTCGCTACGCGAGGAAGTTTCGGAACTGTACGCCGAGAGGGTCGTCTGTCGGGATTTCCGACTCGCCCCTCGGTGTCCCGTGGTGCTGTCACAAGCACTCCCGTCCCGTGGCAAGTCATCGCCCGCCGGTTTCCAAGGCAGGCTCTCTCCCCACGGGTCGAGGCGACCGGCGATGTTGGCCGCCGCGTTGATGTCCGCTTGGTACTCCGTCACCCAACACTCCGCGTTCGTGCATCGGAACGCCGCCTGCGACGACCGCGACCCGATGTGGCCGCAAGCGTGGCACGTCTGACTCGTGTACGCCGGATTTACCGTCCGCACCGGGATACCCGCTTCGAGGGCTTTGTCCTCGATGCGGCCGGTAAGACGTGCAAACGCCCAGTTGTGGAGGCGGCGGTTCATCCACGCGCCGTAATCCAGATGCTCACGGATGTACGACAGGTCTTCGAGGACGATAACCGGATTCTCGAACTGTTGGGCGTACTCGACGGCTTGTCGAGACGCCTTCTCCACGATGTCCGTGAGGGCGTTTTGGTAGTAGTCGAACCGTTCGTCTACGCGCCACTGGGCGGCCTCACGCTCTTGGAGGCGCTTCAGCGTGGTGTGCATCTCCTTTCGGAGGTGTCGGGCACGCCCCCCGTCGAACAGCATAGGGTCGCTCGGAGTACCGTCCTGACAGGCACAGCCCGTCAGGAGTTTGGATTCACCGATGTCGAAGCCGACCGGCGTCGGGTCGTCCGGCTCCTCTGGTTCCGCAACCTCGTACTCAATGGTGACGTGAAGCACCCATGTCGTCCGGTGTTCTTGCAGTCGGAACTCGCCGACCGACACGTCACCGTCGAGCAGGTCATCCCACGACTCCCGCTGAGCGGGGTTGATGCGGAGTGGAATCCAGAAGGCGTTGCCACGTCCGGCCTGCGGAACGCGCCAGCAG contains these protein-coding regions:
- a CDS encoding ABC transporter permease; protein product: MGEGSEPAVEDGDASRLRADGRIRRHAVTTVRGGFFRATVVLTALFLYCPVLVVGYLSLAPASQPSIPLEGATLRWYGAVLTDGRFVRGLVTSTAIGAVAAVVGTALGLLAARTIVRGRLPAWFRAGVALVVAIPLFVPTVVVALGIGVAAGRVGLGFGLGPVVAGHLYWVLPFSTFLVASRYATLDDRVAEAARDLGADGATVFRTVTLPRLWPALVASVLFCFALSFNEFLLTFFLAGSGVTTMPLEIYGKVRIGATSFLNAASVLVLLLSGAVAAAAASLEPPT
- a CDS encoding ABC transporter permease — encoded protein: MSGETDRRWIPLPVDRDRRRALADAALAALPALLATALGVVPLLVLLVESVSPPVTLSNYADLGGSVYPAVMFRSLGIGVVVTLVCLAIAYPVTYWLAHRCPARYRLPVLVSFTLPLWLNYVVLNYTWVWILASEGVVNTVLTGLGVVDRPLDLLRTASGVGVGALELPGLSLGLGFVHIYLPYVLLTMYVSMERLDYRQVEAARDLGAGSLRVFLDVVVPETYAGAVAGALIVYARIAGAYATPQILAAPSEQMIAQIITTQFYDVLDYPFAAALSVAFLAVVLVGFGVGALSTDVRAELKRW
- a CDS encoding ABC transporter ATP-binding protein, with the protein product MILRTDGLTKRFGGTTAVSDLSLSIAAGEFFSLVGPSGCGKTTTLRMLAGLESPTAGRVELDGRDVTERPPRARDTNLVFQDLVLFPHMTVAENVGYGLARDGVPKPDRQERVVEMLSTVGLADFGERDPADLSGGQRQRVALARALVNEPAVLLLDEPLSSLDRTLRTEMRTELRRIQRDVGTTFLYVTHDQESAMSMSDRLAVMRDGRVVERGPPEALYTRPRTAFVADFLGDANLLSASVRERRTDRVTVAAGGGRFDAAVDDDQSTAGGVTVMIRPEDLRLDGGTLTGTVRSVEYKGAFEEYAIGLDTGETVRVRSGTDDRAAVDDAVGLDVADAAVVDGEAGPAPKTGGRG
- a CDS encoding ABC transporter substrate-binding protein, whose product is MLTRRHYLAGIGTGAAAVGTGCLGAGGGSDDSTLRLLDWNYVYADGVLEEFESETGITVELQAAQSSAQNLSLLRSGRSDHDLVGLGNYAVPPAIDEGLLRPVDLDRVPAYDDIFDVVKRDYFRADGDVYGVPRSFGQTPLAVNTDAVDDDVTSLRALFDEAYAGRIGGRDDARLQFLYERAAFGAEPLNPTSAEAVDFAATRDRLARHVDLAGGLWSSGGESEQLLRSGEVAIQPVWNYVISSMQESDVPVERVYPEEGTKAWFIQFCIPEGAENVEAAHRFVQEWHAGMGYESLMAPSNIAIPNARVFEANDVERAAFGLDDPDRFIYEDPKPQSLIERYAQVWSEAKSAAGS
- a CDS encoding cryptochrome/photolyase family protein, giving the protein MHLYWHQHDLRTRDNVGLAAMAGRDDPVVPVYVYDPEALGTIGKRQRAFFMRGVRALKERYRELGSDLLVRSGTPGDVLTDLAEEFGVDTVGYAEGYRPARRARQRSVERALGAAGVDTESWTDLVLVDPGRLDAAYPNHSLFHDDWQRVPKTPPAGEPAPESLADMSDSTTVPVSAVDIDLPEAGYAAARERYDDFLDAGIYSYNDTRDDLALAVEAPTAAVSRLSPYLAAGMIGVREVWADATDVYDAVTGGEARNVDKFRYELSWREQNYHLLYHNPDLGEANYESFPNEIEWREDDDAFEAWAAGETGYPLVDAGMRQLEREGYVHNRPRQVVASFLTKHLLIDWRRGARHFQRKLLDHDYASNNGNWQWIASTGTDSVDVRIFDPVSQMSKYDDGAAFVTEYVPELRGVPARRIVDWPTLSRSERESLAPDYPHPIVDRNEGYERAQRVFERALGKR
- a CDS encoding RNA-guided endonuclease TnpB family protein, with the translated sequence MTATATKTLEATLAPPTAHKERRLQRTVATYRRALDDAFESSADTQTAVNDVVTGYTLTSYAKDALKNYVPQLRDTYNASELEDDHPVRFTNRGWTLDHSEDRTHEFCWRVPQAGRGNAFWIPLRINPAQRESWDDLLDGDVSVGEFRLQEHRTTWVLHVTIEYEVAEPEEPDDPTPVGFDIGESKLLTGCACQDGTPSDPMLFDGGRARHLRKEMHTTLKRLQEREAAQWRVDERFDYYQNALTDIVEKASRQAVEYAQQFENPVIVLEDLSYIREHLDYGAWMNRRLHNWAFARLTGRIEDKALEAGIPVRTVNPAYTSQTCHACGHIGSRSSQAAFRCTNAECWVTEYQADINAAANIAGRLDPWGESLPWKPAGDDLPRDGSACDSTTGHRGASRKSRQTTLSAYSSETSSRSEPSLVGSPAVHGG